TATTAATGTAAACTCCATTCCCTTAACAAAACCCAATGCAATTCATTTTCCAAAGCAAagttcaaaacccaaaaaaaaagacGATCAAAACGTCGTTATGCCTACCTATTTAAAACAATAAAATGTAAGTACAGCTCAGAAAAGGCCATCCAACAAGTTatagttccttgaaagcatcatttcCAACCTCtcctgatacctttcagtcctactcttcaagttttggatcgCCTGTTCCACCTTCTCAGATTCTGCAGATAGGGCCTTTTCCTCTTCTAAGATATATTTAGCAGCAGGAACGACATTGGAGATGATACCATCTCGATCAACTTTGACAATGTCAAGGGGTTGCCGCAACCAGCCCACGTTGAACTCAATGGATTCACAGGAAGATATCATTTCTTCCCACCTTTCAACAGTTGATTCAGTAACATCACGTATGGATATACCTTCCATCTCGGCAACCATGGGTAGGAGACAGTTCACCGTGGTAACTAAAGCAGACGAGCAATGCCGCACCAGGTTCCTGGTTGCAATCTGGTCGTACCATCTCTATATTTTTGTGTTCAAAGGAACAAACTCCTTCCTCACTAGAAAACCGCCAACAGCCCGGTAACTAGAAGATAAACATCTCATGTGAACATAGAAAGGCAAGCTTGCATTAGGGTACTCGTAGGAGGAGATACCCAAATCAGCGTATTCCAGGTCAGCAGCAGGCGTGTTTGAGCTTGAAGGGAGAGGAGTGGTTAAATCGTCGTCGTCAACCACTGTTACACATGTTCCAGAAGGATacctctacaaaaaaaaaaagaagatctcGTTACTTACTTTCCATGACAAACgaatacatattcaccagtgaaaaatataccggtatgatcttcttgactcgaaTGATTCGGACAAGAGAATCATCACAAGGCTCGGGAATTCGACTGCTCTAAAA
This genomic stretch from Papaver somniferum cultivar HN1 chromosome 5, ASM357369v1, whole genome shotgun sequence harbors:
- the LOC113277575 gene encoding uncharacterized protein LOC113277575, which produces MGSSSLLKDTLSVNEKIEQLQVKAAEKGKEKIQTEVDHLLRLSHILLPNARGLYPNRIPEPCDDSLVRIIRVKKIIPRYPSGTCVTVVDDDDLTTPLPSSSNTPAADLEYADLGISSYEYPNASLPFYVHMRCLSSSYRAVGGFLVRKEFVPLNTKI